DNA from Mustela erminea isolate mMusErm1 chromosome 18, mMusErm1.Pri, whole genome shotgun sequence:
TTCGATGAAACtgcccggggttggggggaggggggacgagGCCAGCGGAGGCCAGCGGAGGCCAGCGGAGGCCAGCGGAGGCCCGCGGAGGCAGCGAGCAGAGCTCCCCCGCGGCGGAACGGTCCGGCCCGCGGCCCAGCACTGACCCCGCTATCGTGGCCACGGGGTTTGTGGCTTCGGCTAATCGGCCGATAAGATTACAGGCCACAGGCAGCGGCCCACGTCTGTCGGACCCCGCGCCCTCCGCCGCGCGCCGCCTTTTGTCCGGGAGAAAAGGGCGGGAGACGGAGGCCGCCACCTGCGCCGGCCCGCGCGGGAGGAGAGAGCTAGAGGGGGGTTGGGCAGCCGGCCGCCGTGGGGGGGTccgctggggagggagggggcccgGCCGGCAGGGGCGCAGGCGGACTTGCAGCCGCTGGAACCCGTGCCCGCGACCGCTTCCGCTTCTTCCTTCCAGCCCGCTCCCCGGCAACCCCCGGCGTCGGGCGGTGGGGCCTGGcgccccttccctctcccagccccgcGCCCACGGCCCCGGGCGCGTCCGCCCCGTCCGCCCCGCGGCCTTACCGGACAAGGCGAGCACCGAGTCGTACGATTTGCAGCTCATGAGGCCGGTGCTCTGCGTGATGCACTCCATCCACAGCCCCTTGTACATGGCCTGGGCCGTGATGATATTGTCGCCCGCGTACGAGCTCATCTGCCACTGAGGGATGGCGGTGCACGCCACCAGGGCCACCCAGCCCAGCAGGGCCATGGCGAAGCCCAGCAGCTGCAGGCCCGAATTGGCCATCTCTGCCCTCAGAAATACGGGGCGGGCGACCCTGCAGTAGAACAGACAAAGCCTGGGGGTCGGCCCCCAAGGAGTCTCGAGCCACCCAAAGAGAAGGGTTTGGGTCCGGTGATTCCAAATCTTTTTATCACCCGAAGAAAACACAAACCGATCCTTCTTCCGGCAGGCGAGGGTCTTCGAGCTCAAGGAACAGGTTCCGCCCGAGGACTGGTGGTCGAAAAAGCGATCGGCGACGGCCAGGCGGTCCCCCACTCCCCGGCGCTCTCGTAGACCCTACCCAAACAAATGGCGGAGGGGCAGTATGCGCGCGTCCCAGGGGCCGGCGGTCCCCAAAGTACCCTGTGCTGTTGGCCCAAGGCTGCCGTGCGAGGTTGAAGTCGCTCAGCCGAGAGCGGGCAGGTGCGGGCGGACAGGTGCGGCGCACCTGAGTATTTGTAGGGCGTCAGGGGCGCGCCCCCGCAGGTACCGGGAGCGCGGGGCGGGCCGGACCACAGGGGCAGCCGAGAGTGACCTGACGTCACCGAAGGGACACTCACCTGAGCCGGAAGTCCTGGCCCCCACCTCTCCTGGCCCAGGTGAAGAGGAAGAAACCTGAGCGCTAGGGTCACGCCCCTTCTCTTGCCGGGCTGGGACTGCCGGTCGGGGGGAGGTGGAGGCTTCTCCGGAGTTCCGAGCTCGGAGTCAGCCCCTCGGGGCTGGACTTCCCTCGGGCACCAGGACGCCTACTCACCTCTCCCCAGCAGTTGCGCCTGGGATACTGCAGAGCTGGGGGGATGCCCCGGGGCCCTGGTctccgcctccccccccccccccaccggcagggactcttggtttctactccCCGCGCTCTTTGTCCCGCCCtactttctcccccaccctctgctcttttttgttgttgttgttttcctttccctctctctaggTCGCTACCCTAACCGTCCCCAGCTTTCGGAACCCTGGTCCGAACCCTCAGAACTCACGAGCATCGAGATTCGGCTGCCTCCCTGGAGTCTCTATTCCCAGAGCCACCACCCTGCCGCCCCCGTCCCTTCCCCTCTAACTGACACCTGGCTTCCAGGCACCGTGCCCCAGCACCCCATCTTGGCTCTCCATTCCAATCCCTATCCCTGACATAAAGCAATGCCCGGGCCCCTTGGGCTCCACCTCCCGCCATCACTATATCTGCACCCCCCAGCCTCCTTCCTAGCAAAGGGACAAAAACACTGAGGCCAGAAgtcaggagaggctggggagcGGGGTAAGGCCTCTGTCAGATACTTGGCCACACCCACCATTCCCCTCCCTTGGAATCTTTCCAGATCAGTCCTTCTAGCCACAcgtttccctttccttccttctgagccCGGACCTGACTCTGCACACTGGCCTCCCTAAAGTCCAGCTCCCCCGTGGCCTTGGCCTCAGCCTTCAGACTCCCACATGGCCTTCGGGCTTCTGTTCACTCTCCCCAGACTTGTCCTGGCCTCCCTGCGGGCATCTCTTCCAAGCGTCTCCATTCACTCACCTTCCCTCTGAGTCTGACTTTCAGTCCCTTCTCTGCCTGGGAGGCCAGCCGCGCCACATCCCTGTCCCCTCACCCAGAGCCCTCCTGAGCCATTGCTCCTTCACTCTCTGACTCACgtctcccatcttcttcctttctctctccttttgccctcaGCTCTCTCCCATTTCCcgtttttcttccccctctcaaCCATTTCTCGATAAGGCTCTCCTTTTCtgcagtaaaaatattaaaagggacacGGCACTATGCGAATTACCCTGCTCTTCTAATGCGGACTTTAATGAATTAtctgtcatttgtttttagttttctatttttttgattaATGGTGAGTtgtgttttttgtggggtttttttgttttttttttatttaaagttttttttaaaagatttttttttaaagatttttatttatttatttgacagagatcacaagtaggcagagaggcaggcagagagagaggaagggaagcaggctccctgccgagtagagagcccgatgtgaggctcgattccaggactctgggatcatgacctgagctgaaggcagaggctttaacccactgagccacccaggcgcccctgttgttgttgttttaaggtgcTGTCCGGCTCCAGAATTTCATGCTTCTCGTCCCCGCACTATACCCAGCTCGTCCCCAAGCTCGCGGCTGCCCCCCAGGCCGGCTCACCGTCTCCGCCCGTGCCTGCACACCGCAGCTGCCTCCACAACCACATTCCTGCTTGCTTCCCTGCTTGTCCTTCTAACACCCATTCTCCGGAAGCGaacatttgtttgtttcaaaCTTAGGTCTTGTCATTTTCcgtttaaaatccttaaaatctggggcgcctgggtggctcagtaggttaagcctctgtcttcagctcgggttgtggtcccagggtcctgggatcaagccccgcattggctctctgccagcggggggcctgcttccccccccccccaaccgcctgtcgctccccctgcttgtgctctctcactctctctgggtctcaaataaataaaatctctgtgcctctgccaccctggccttctctctgctcctgaCGTGTACGACTTCCCTTCCCACCAAGTATCCTTCACACACTCTGTTCCCTGTGTCTGGATGCTGTCCTGCGTGCACCTCCATGAGCCTCCCTCTACCTGGCTAACTGACCGGTCGCCCGGTGGCAGTGGCAGTGGTGAtcagctcaaatatcacctctgCGGGGAAGCCTGGCCTGACCACCCCGCCCCACACTGAGTCACAGCACCCGCTGAATGCTCTCCCTCGCTGCTATTTAAGCTTTAACTTGCAAAATTCTTATCACAGTTCCAAACTATTTACTCTGCGTGATTATTTATTCAATGTCAGGCTCCCGCTGTAGATGCGTCTGGGTTTATcgccaataaatatttgatgagtgCATGAAAAAACTACATATGAACAGTATTTTCAACCACTCGTTCAACAGATATTTCCTGCGTGCCTGTGCAATGACCCAGGCCCCACGCTCAGCTCTGGACACAGTGGTAACAGGACCAACGAGGGCACTGCACTTAGATTCTAGAGggagggggtacctggggggctcagtgagtcaagcctctgccttcgactctggtcatgatcccggggtcctgggatcgagtcctgcatcaggctctctgctcagcagggagtctgcttccccctctctctcggcctgcctctctgcctacttgtgatctctctctgtgtgtgtcaaataaataaataaataaataaataaaatcttaaaaaaaaaaaaaaaaaaaaaaaggttctagagagaggaagcagaccaAAATGGTGCCTGTTGAAAAGGCAATAAAATGGGGCGATGGGATGAACCACCTCTGATGGTTGGGGCCAGATAATCCCTTTTGTAGGTGATTGGCACGGGCATCATAGGACATTTAGGAATATCGATGAGATGCCAGTGGAACCCTCTTCTGAGTGCAGACTGACCatccaaaatgtctccagacgcCGCCAAATGtctggtgaggggaggggcaaaatggGTCCTAGTTAAGAGCTACTGATTTCAAGTGTGACCAGTCAACATCACTGTGACGTTTTGCTCTAGTAGCCTGCAAGTCAACAGCTCGGTACAAGGAGCAAGAGGACGGCTGCTTGGACTTAACCAGGGTTGGTTAAAATCTCCTGTACTCCATTCCAGATTTCgccttatttcttcattttattaatttcattttgagagaaagagagcacgtgaTGGtggtgctgagtgtggagcccgacacagggtttgatctcatgaccctgagattatgacctgagccaaaatcaagagtcagacacctaactgactgaatcatccaggtgcccccattccaGAGTTTAAAGGGTCGaccatctggggcacctgggtagctctgggttaaagcctctgccttcagctcaggtcattatctcagggtcctgggattgagccccgcatccggctctctgctcagcggggagcctgcttcctcctctctctctgcctgcctctctgcccacttgtgatctttgtctgtcaaataaataaataaaatcttctttaaaaatttttttgaaaagggtCGACCATCCTAAGTGTTAGGAGGGTATGGAGAAACTAagctctcatacattgctgatgagATGTCAAATGCTACGACCACCTGGGAAAACAGCTGCAAGCCAAGTTACAGACCCAGCTGTAATATAGTCCAGCtgttccactcctaggtattttccAAGAGAAGTGAAAGCACAGCGTCCAATCAAAGATTTGTGCGTGAGTGCTCCCAGCGGTGTTACTCATAATAGCCCAGGACTGGAAGTAATCCAAGGGCTCATCAGAAGGTGAAGGGATAATCAAACTGATCGCCATTGATAATCAATTCAATaattttcaacaataaaaaggaatgaactcttgATACACACAACGTAGATGATTGCTGtaaagtgaaagaagacagacaaaaagagCCCacgtgggggctcctgggtggctcagtgggttgagcgtccgactcttggttccggcttgggtcatgatctcagggttgcgggattgagtcccacgttgggctctacCCTTGGCAGGGAAttggcttgggtttctctcttttcctctgccctgccccgACTTGGACTcacaggtgctctctctctctaaaataaatcaagaaatcttaaaaaaaaaaaaaaaaagtacattctgtatgtttccttttgcataaaattccagaaaatggaaAGTGCTCTAGGATAACAGATGGCACTGATTGCCTAGGGCGTGGGTGGAAGGGCAGTAGGAGGGTTACAAAGAGGTAGAAGGAAACTTTGAGGGATGGTGGATGTGTCCATTCTCCTGATGACAGGGACGGTTTCGTGGGTGTATACATCTGTCAAAACTTCCCAAATAGGACCTTTGAAATATGCCCAGTTTATTGTTtctcaattatacctcagtaaagctgttgaaaaaagcaaaaaattaaaaattcagttcaatCTCctctgagccctgtgtcagtgtTAATATCATTCACCTTCTCCTtttaccaaagaggcaaagaagacacagagggtTTGGGTAACTCTCCCAAGGGCATGGCATTGGTAAGCGTCAGAGCTGGGCTCAGACTCAGGCGGTGTGAGCCCAGAGTCCGTACCCTTCACCATTGCTGGGAGTCCGAATGGCAGGACACAGTGTCACACTGCTGCTGGACGTGGAGACAGGGACAGTCATTCTTCAGAGCAAGCTGGGAGTAGGGACTCAAATTGGGTTTTAACATGCCCCAGGACTCAGAAATCTCACTGTGGGCATAGTTAGAGATAAGTAATAGACGttcacagaggcagagactaTCTCCCGAACGACTCCTCCGAGGGGCCCATAACGCAGCTCGTTGGAAATGTGCACCAGTGCATTCTGCGTCACCGCGGGGACTGTGGGTGACGGGGATCCTCACCCAGCGGGACTGTGAGCAAGTAAAATGTGGTGTGAGTGACACTGTGGGGTACTGTGCAATGAACCTGATCATGACAAAGCATGAATGAGGTTAAAACACAGTGCTTACTGACAATAAGTAGGACCAGCATGAAACGTGacactattggggcacctgggggctcagtgggtgaagcatctgccttctgctcgggtcatgatctgggacctgggatccagtcctgcgttAGGCtcccaagcctgcttctccctctccctctgcccctccctctgctagtgctttctctctgtcacataaataaataaaatcttattaaaaaaataaaaataagatatagaTTAACAAACACATGCACAATAGACGGTGTCATTGACTCAATCCTCTGCACCCAAGTCCCCGATCTATAGACAAGATGCggagaaggcacagagaggggccCCGGCATTGCCAGAGCTCAGGAAGCAAGGCTGCCTTCCAGAAACTGGAGACGGAGTGTGCCTGTGGAGTAGGAGCTGGAGGCAGTGTATCTGCGGGGGTCCCCGGGCTTTCTCAGGCCTCCCCCCAAGCCAATCTCTTACCTATCACGGGCTGAACACAGCCAGAAGGCAATGATCACAGGAGCTTGGAAAACAAGCCTGCGGGGATTAACGACCCGTGGTagaaggcagagcagaggaagggctACAACCGGTTCTATCGAATGGGTCATGATCCCTCAGCAAGGTATACATACACCCTTAgatcctcccctcaccccctcatgTCATgtgcctctccttccttttccatcttcttcttattatttttttttaaggttttatttatttatttgacacagagggacaggcatggagagagggaatccaagcagggggaagtgggagagggagaagtaggctccctgctgagcagggaccaccccCCTCCCTCgccccaactcagggctcaatcccaggaccctaggatcttgacctgaatggaaggcagatgcttaacccactgagccacccaggtgccgccctTTTCCATCTTCTATCAGCAACCTTGTTCCCACTTCCAGGCGGGTTATCCTACTCTCTTCCAGCTCTCCTGATTTCTCTCgtctcctctcccacttccccatccctctctccaggctcttctccatcttctctaCCTAGTTCTGACTTGGTTTCTTTGAATGAGCTTTCCCCAGGGGCTTAAAGCCCTAGAAGCATCACTGAGAAGCCCATCAGAAACAAAACATCTGAATGAGCGCAGGCATGCCCGTGGAGAGAACCCAACGGTGAACTTCACCAGCTACACTGACTTTtcatctgcccccctcccctcaccccttcacTCCTGCCTGTGCCTCCTGTACCCCCTCCTTGCTCTGAGGCACCTTGCTtggcttttcccttctccctgcccttcccccaccccttgtaGGAGTCCAGCAGTTGgttcttcctttatctttagaTTGGTCCTTCCCTGCCTCAGTCCATGGCTTCTGCTCCTTTGGGACTCCACTATGCTCAGCTCTTAGCTCTTCATCAACACCCTCTTAGTGAGACAGGTGTAGCCATTCAGCCAATAGTTCCCTCCTTGGTGACTGTTCCCCAAGCTGCGTTCTTGGCCGGAAGGACCAGACCGTCATGCATTCACTCAACAGGTGATGAGTGCCCGCCACCAGGCTGGGCGCTAGGCACACAGAGCTGGGGACACAAGGTGACGTTCTCTCAAGGTTGAAGTACAGCGAAGAAATGATGCCAGTCGGCTACATCGGGGACACAAGGCTTTCTTTGTTTCTGGCAGAAGCCAGCAAAGGTTTCGGAGAGAGGGTGAGCATTTTTTCTGAAGGGCACCCAGGGGAGAAACGGCAAGGCGTGCCCTGGTACAAGGAGTTAGGGATTGACTAGAACGTGAGGATAGAGTCTAGAAGGTGGGGCAGAAATGgggcaagaaaggaaggaggtCTTTTCCGCTCTCAAAAGGGGTTTGAACTTGAGAGTGGGGACAATAAAGAACCACTGGCTTTTGGGGAGGGAGTGATGAACTTGAGCTTTTTTTATATTGAGCTCTGTCCTCCGCATAAAGGAAAGTAAGGAGCGGGAGGTAACGGTGGCGGGACGATGCCTCAGCAGTCCAGGTGGAGAAGAGCAGACGAATGTACGTTTAGGAGGTCaacacaccctcccccaccccccacaccctgtCCAGCTAGTTACCTGGACagggcatggggggtgggggaggggttgtggcagggaggaagggaacatGACCTCCAGGATGCTCACCCACTGGGAAGAGGAGGTcaggaggcagggcaggtggggaCATGCGGATCATGGGAGCTGCTCCGTGCTGGCCGCAGCTGAATCCCCGCATCCCGAGGTGCAGAACGGGGCCTGCGCTGCACGTAAGGAAGCCTTGGAGAGGTGGCCCGGCGACGGCCAGGGGCCCCCCAGACGGCTCCGCCCGGACGCGCTGCGGATCCTCGCTCTTCCTCCAGGTGGCACCACAGTCCCGCGCGTCCGAGGCCCGTGCGCCGCGCCGTGCGCCGCGCTCCAGTCAGCACGCGCCAGCTCTCAGGTCGCGCCCTCCTCGCGGGGGGTTCACACCCGGAGCGGCCTCCGGAGAGCGCGTCCAAGTAGTCCACGCGGCGGGCACATTCGCGGCAGCTCAGGGACTTCAGGCCGGTGTCGTGGTTGGTGTGACCAGCTGTCCCTCGGGCCGCCTCCGGGAGCCAGTGCGGGGAACCGGGGTAGGGGAAGGGCCGGACAGGCAGTGGCCAGAGCGCGGATGCGCGGAACAAGGACCGCCAAGCCCCGACACCCGACGCGCTGGGGACGGAACTTCCTGTGCCCCGGGGCCATCCCCACGTGGGAAGCACGTCTCGGACCCTttaagcctccttctccctgccctcccccgccGGGGACTGGCCGGGACACCGGGGACCTGACATTTGGCGTCTCCCAACGCGGGAGCTAAAAATAGCCGCGGTGGGTTACTCCAGGCCATTGCTCCCCAGCCACCCCGCGCGCCCGCTCGCACGCAGTCCCGGGCCGCCCGAGCTCTCTCCGGGGCCAAGCGTGCCTGCCGCATCCCCTCCTCCCCGACCCCGCGGTCCCCACCCGCCGCGCCCACTTTCCGGCGCTACCCAAGCCCCATGCCCGGCTGCTGGGCCGAGTCCCCACGCAAGGTGGGGAGTGGCCTCCTCTGTCCTGGGACCCTTTTCCCCCAAACTTCACCGCGGGAGGCCGGCAGGCACCCACCCCGCGCGTGTTGCCGGGCACGCTGGGGAGGCGGGGCCTCGTCGGCCAACCCGCGCCGCCGGGCCAGACTCTGAGCTGCGGGCCTAGGGAGGGGCGTGGGCTTCTGGGCGGGCTCCTGGCCAATGGGTGATGCGAAGGGCGTGGCCCGTGGAGGGTTGCGGGGGCTCTTCGGGCCGCTCCCCCCAGCCCGGCTCCGCCAGATCCCCGGGAGCCCTGCCGCTCTCTGGGTTCGTGGCTCGCGGCGGTGGGTCCTGCCGGTCTCGCCCTCCGCACGCCGCTCCGTGACGCCCGTCGCCCCCGCGCCCTCTGCCCGCCGGGCCGGGGCCGCCGACCCCCAGTCGTCTCCCTGTTAACTGAAGCTGCTGCGCCCCGGGTTCCTGAGACAAGATGCCGTCGGGCTTCCAACAGATCGGCTCGGAAGTAGGGTTCAGCATGCGGCATGGGCGGGACGGGGGCGCAGAGCCCGCTTTTCTCGGGCTGGGGTCGCGGTTGGGGTCAGCTAGGGGGCGGTCCCTGCGCAggcgcagggggtggggggaagtgggggCCTGGCTATTTATACCCGAGCCGGACAACCCGTGACTGTGGGATTCCAGTCCTTCCAAGAGGCTGAGTGGGTCTGGGGGGACTGTCCGGGGGCATGGGCCACCCCGCGGTTTCCCGAGCCCAGggttctcccccttctcctgggcGCGGCGGGGCGCGCGGGGATTGGGGGACACCCTACCATAGATCCAGCCCGAGAAAGCAGATCCGGGCTGGTCTTGCCCTCCTGGAGCTGTCCGTGTGTCCCGGCTCGCGGGAAGTTTTTCGAGGAGCAGAGGTTCTCGTggggccccacccccactcctggccGTCCTCCAGGACGCTGAACTTTCCCTTGGCCCCATGGCTggtggaggggctgaggggagtgtcagccccccctcccccagctcaggtTTCCGCTTGGAGACAGTGTGTGCCGCCAGCGAGCGGCCACCGCCGCCACCGCCCCTCGCACCACCTTCCCGCCCCCATCCCCTGGGCGCGGCTCTCCCAGGCAGAAGCCAGGCacggccccccgccccctgcggCGGAGCctagagggggaggggagcccggGGCGGAGACAGAGACGGCCACCCCAAGGGCCATATGCGGGCAGGAATGACCGCGATGTCCTTTTTGGAATTGTCCTTCTTGGGCGTGTTGGGGGCCCCCAGGAGCCCTCTGAGAGCACCCCCAGAGGGGACAGAAGAGGACAGAGGCCGGTGATAAGGCCCTTGTGGGTTTATAAATCCTGCGCCATCAGGAATCCCCTTagcatttgattttgattttctcGTTTTCAgggacaggtaggcagagcaggcaaCATCACTCCTAGGGCCCCTGACCCAGAGGAAACCTTAGCTTCAGAGTGGGAAAGTGACTTGCACAAGGTCACACAAATCTGAACTCCAGTCTTAAGGCCCAAAGCCTGCCCCAAGGTCACCGAGAAACAGTGAGGCCAAGATCTTCAAACATTTCTCAGCTCGCTGGACTCAGACATCCCGTTTCTCCTTCATGCACCGTGACATGCCCGGTGACTGCTGCTGTTTACACTGAGTTCCTCTTCCGATTCCTAATATGGCCCAGTTTCCCTCAGCCAACATGttggatggagcccagcatcttCAGGCTCCAACAGGGCCCAGGCCCCTGGGTGAAGGGAAGAAATCATGATTCTGTGTGACCcgcctcctctctgcttctgtccacCCAGGACGGGGAACCCCCCCAGCAGCGAGTCACTGGGACCCTGGTCCTTGCTGTCTTCTCTGCTGTGCTCGGTTCCCTGCAGTTCGGCTACAATATTGGGGTCATCAATGCCCCACAGAAGGTGAGGGGCCTGCGGCAGGCAGAGTGGGCTGTCCGAACATGGGGGCGGGGGACAGCATGGGAAGCCGAGGGGGAGGTCTCTGCAGGCCATCACTTCTCCGTtgtctccccccacacacaccaggtGATTGAGCAGAGCTACAATGAGACgtggctggggaggcaggggcctgAGGGACCCGGCTCCATCCCGCCAGGCACCCTCACCACCCTCTGGGCTCTCTCCGTGGCCATTTTCTCCGTGGGCGGCATGATCTCCTCCTTCCTTATTGGCATCATCTCTCAGTGGCTGGGAAGGTATGGGGCTGGTGGGCGAGGGTTGGGGCAGGCAGGAAGGGGGCCTCTGCCTGGCACCCCAACTCTCGGCCCCACTCCTTACCTGTCAGGAAGAGGGCGATGCTGGTCAACAACATCCTGGCGGTGCTGGGGGGCGCCCTCATGGGCCTGGCTAAAGCCGCGGCCTCATACGAGATGCTCATTCTGGGACGTTTCCTCATTGGCGCCTACTCAGGTATCCGCCGCGCCCCGCACCCCACCCGGAGTCCTGCTATCCTCCGCTGGCTCTGAGCTTGGGGGTGGGAACGGCCAGGTGCCCTCACCCCTGTCTTCTTCCCTGTGCCCAGGGCTCACATCCGGGCTGGTGCCCATGTACGTGGGAGAGATCGCACCCACTCACCTGCGCGGTGCCTTGGGGACGCTCAACCAGCTGGCTATCGTCATTGGCATTCTGATCGCCCAGGTGACTGGGCCTGGCCTTACTGGGTAGCTGGGGGTCTGGGGTTGAGTGGGGGCTCTGGGCTGAACAGCCTGCCCCCTTTCCTTCCCACGCGCGGTCCCCCAGGTGCTGGGCTTGGAGTCCATGCTGGGCACCGCCGCCCTCTGGCCCCTGCTCCTGGGCATCACGGTGCTGCCTGCCCTCCTGCAGCTGGTCCTCCTGCCCTTCTGCCCGGAAAGCCCACGCTACCTTTACATCATCCGGAACCTGGAGGGGCCCGCCAGGAAGAGTGAGCTTCCCTTCACTACCCCCACCTTTCTAGCACCTGTCCTGCGGGGGGCagggctcccccaccccatccactcATGCCCGACCCTCGTCACCTGTAGGTCTGAAGCGCCTGACAGGCTGGGCTGACGTGTCGGGCGCGCTGGCTGAGCTGAAGGAGGAGAAGCGGAAGCTGGAGCGAGAGCGCCCGCTGTCCCTGCTCCAGCTGCTAGCCAGCCGCACCCACCGGCAGCCCCTGGTCATCGCAGTGGTTTTGCAGCTGAGCCAGCAGCTGTCGGGCATCAATGCCGTAGGTGGTGGGCAGCCtcgggtggggcgggggtgggggtgcagcctgggagaaggggagcccgaagccctcccccaccctggagATCCAGTGATCCAGCGCAGGGCCATCCCAGCATGGCATGGCTTAGAGGGATCGAGGGACGCACTGCcagccctcttccttctcctccctcacaGGTCTTCTATTATTCAACCAGCATC
Protein-coding regions in this window:
- the SLC2A4 gene encoding solute carrier family 2, facilitated glucose transporter member 4, whose product is MPSGFQQIGSEDGEPPQQRVTGTLVLAVFSAVLGSLQFGYNIGVINAPQKVIEQSYNETWLGRQGPEGPGSIPPGTLTTLWALSVAIFSVGGMISSFLIGIISQWLGRKRAMLVNNILAVLGGALMGLAKAAASYEMLILGRFLIGAYSGLTSGLVPMYVGEIAPTHLRGALGTLNQLAIVIGILIAQVLGLESMLGTAALWPLLLGITVLPALLQLVLLPFCPESPRYLYIIRNLEGPARKSLKRLTGWADVSGALAELKEEKRKLERERPLSLLQLLASRTHRQPLVIAVVLQLSQQLSGINAVFYYSTSIFESAGVGQPAYATIGAGVVNTVFTLVSVFLVERAGRRTLHLLGLAGMCGCAILMTLALLLLERVPAMSYVSIVAIFGFVAFFEIGPGPIPWFIVAELFSQGPRPAAMAVAGFSNWTCNFIIGMGFQYVAEAMGPYVFLLFAVLLLGFFIFTFLKVPETRGRTFDQISATFHRTPSLLEQEVKPSTELEYLGPDEND